A single Mytilus trossulus isolate FHL-02 chromosome 12, PNRI_Mtr1.1.1.hap1, whole genome shotgun sequence DNA region contains:
- the LOC134693256 gene encoding acetylcholine receptor subunit alpha-like, with protein sequence MEKIFKILLFIISHAAIPCLGQAGGGDEAKTLVANLFSSYSTVVRPNKDYTKPMNVDLDMILVGINGLDEVEGKLITTGYLSVRWTDEYLVWDTGDVMQLYIPQDRIWKPDLTLKNGFTKLTTLGSDFILVQIMQMGLVWWQPFEVFESKCSIDITHFPFDQQTCDLVFVVWSYFIDDVNVTKGADGIETEDLEENAEWSIVSTSAKEDKEGTESKVTFTLTIQRSSGYYIFNIIIPVIFLGLLNVFTYVLPADSGEKMSYAMTVFLSFAVFLTIVSSELPKSSGSYFGYYLMVLLSFGVITVCVTALELRLHHSQRKVPSWIERVMRCTCCCCEDNRVDDLGNTKRKKDVSWSDFTAFVDFLMFWILFISFIVLTVIVMIILKLRVKM encoded by the coding sequence ATggaaaagatttttaaaattttactgtttataatATCTCACGCAGCAATTCCATGTCTTGGACAGGCGGGTGGAGGGGATGAGGCAAAGACTCTTGTCGCTAACTTGTTTTCAAGTTATAGTACAGTGGTCCGACCAAACAAGGATTATACGAAACCGATGAACGTTGATCTAGACATGATCCTTGTTGGTATTAATGGTTTAGATGAAGTTGAGGgtaaattgataacaactggTTACCTGTCCGTTAGATGGACCGACGAATATTTAGTGTGGGACACTGGTGATGTCATGCAACTGTACATTCCTCAAGATAGAATATGGAAACCAGATTTGACACTTAAAAACGGCTTTACAAAATTGACCACACTTGGGTCCGATTTTATCCTAGTTCAGATTATGCAAATGGGACTTGTTTGGTGGCAGCCGTTCGAGGTTTTTGAATCCAAATGTTCTATTGACATTACACACTTTCCTTTTGATCAACAAACGTGCGACCTTGTTTTTGTTGTCTGGTCATACTTCATAGATGACGTGAATGTTACAAAAGGTGCGGATGGAATCGAAACAGAAGATTTGGAAGAAAATGCAGAATGGAGCATAGTTTCAACTTCCGCAAAGGAGGATAAAGAAGGAACAGAGTCAAAGGTCACATTTACACTTACAATACAACGGAGCTCTGGgtattatattttcaacataattATCCCCGTTATATTTCTCGGACTACTAAATGTGTTTACATATGTCCTCCCAGCGGACAGTGGTGAAAAGATGAGTTACGCAATGACAGTTTTCTTATCATTTGCCGTTTTTCTGACAATCGTAAGTTCAGAATTACCCAAGTCGTCAGGATCCTATTTCGGATATTATTTAATGGTCTTATTAAGTTTTGGTGTGATAACAGTTTGTGTTACAGCACTTGAGCTCCGCCTGCATCACAGTCAGCGCAAGGTGCCAAGTTGGATAGAAAGGGTGATGCGATGTACATGTTGCTGTTGCGAAGACAATCGCGTCGATGATTTGGGAAACACCAAGAGGAAGAAAGACGTGTCCTGGTCAGATTTTACCGCTTTTGTAgactttttaatgttttggattttgtttatatcattCATAGTTTTAACTGTTATTGTAATGATTATTTTGAAACTAAGGGTGAAAATGtga